A section of the Haliaeetus albicilla chromosome 6, bHalAlb1.1, whole genome shotgun sequence genome encodes:
- the FILIP1L gene encoding filamin A-interacting protein 1-like isoform X6, with the protein MVVDEQQRLTEQLNQQSQKIQELTTSAQQAQENLAFTEAKVQEEEQRASRLEAELQAQSSKISQDQEAMMAKLTNEDSQNRQLRLKLTALSRQIDELEETNKSLRKAEEELQDLRDKINKGECGNSTLMTEVEELRKRLLEMEGKDEELIKMEDQCRELNRKLEKEASQSKNLKGEVDKLNKRIMELEKLEDAFNKSKQECYSLKCNLEREKMLTKQLSHELDGLKARVGELEAIESKLEKTEFTLKEDLTKLKSLTVMLVDERKTMGEKIKQTEEKLQAATSQLQVEQNKVMSVTEKLIEESKKALKSKSDAEEKVSSVTKERDELKNKLKAEEEKGNDLVSKVNILRKRLQSLEAVEKEFLKNKLKESSKSTTSLQQENNKIKELSQEVERLKQKLKEMKAIEDDLMKTEDEFESLERRYVNERDRAKLLSEELEAVKMEVARYKLTEKAESNQEQRLFKKLKEEEAKSSHLSREVDALKEKIHEYMATEDLICHLRGDHTVLQKKLLQQENKNRELAREMESLTKELERYRRFSKNFRPSLNGRRISDLQVFSKEVQTDPADNEPPDYKTLVPLERTVINGQLYEDSDNEVKDNNEEEQAVSFKSNPPIANAVNKKLWIPWMKSKESHPQNGKIHTKQNGNCAQTGDLVLSHTPGQPLHIKVTPDHGQNTATLEITSPTTESPHSYTSTAVIPNCGTPKQRITIIQNASLTPVKSKTAEGYMSPEQVISPITMATFARSQTPESCGSLTPERTMSPLALPGSSPQEQILCSEPLEMGAKHAIFRVSPDRQSSWQFQRSNSTGSSVITTEDNKIHIHLGSPYIQALTSSKPISPCNPVQDNRTPALANGLPSKPTNKITSSITITPTATPLPRQSQITITDAFRRSIPTRIPKPKTASTTKVPVKIPAGHLNKTLQDSSSGKLRIIRTVSKTCLQSGGRRVHSNSLNGSTDNLWENSFHIGLSLRTAKS; encoded by the coding sequence ATGGTGGTGGATGAACAGCAAAGACTCACTGAGCAGTTGAATCAACAAAGTCaaaaaattcaagaattaaccACTTCTGCACAACAAGCACAAGAGAACCTGGCTTTTACTGAAGCAAAAGTTCAAGAAGAGGAACAGAGAGCCAGCAGGCTGGAGGCTGAACTTCAAGCCCAAAGCAGTAAGATTTCCCAAGACCAAGAAGCAATGATGGCCAAACTAACCAATGAAGACAGTCAGAATCGTCAGCTTCGGTTAAAATTAACTGCTCTCAGCCGACAAATTGATGAGCTGGAAGAGACCAATAAATCTTTACGAAAAGCAGAAGAAGAACTGCAAGATCTAAGGGATAAGATAAATAAGGGAGAGTGTGGGAACTCCACGCTTATGACTGAAGTAGAAGAACTACGGAAACGACTGCTGGAGatggaaggaaaagatgaagagCTCATAAAAATGGAAGATCAGTGCAGAGAACTTAATAGAAAGTTAGAAAAAGAAGCATCACAGAGCAAGAACCTTAAAGGGGAAGTTGACAAACTCAATAAAAGAATTATGGAGCTGGAGAAATTAGAAGATGCTTTCAACAAGAGTAAACAGGAATGTTACTCCCTGAAATGCAacctagaaagagaaaaaatgttaacaaaGCAGTTGTCCCATGAGCTGGATGGCTTAAAAGCTAGAGTTGGTGAGCTTGAAGCAATTGAAAGTAAGTTAGAAAAAACTGAGTTTACCCTTAAAGAAGATTTAACAAAGCTGAAGAGTCTAACAGTGATGCTTGTGGATGAAAGAAAAACTATGggtgaaaaaataaagcaaacagaagaaaagctgcaagCTGCAACTTCTCAGCTTCAAGTAGAACAAAATAAAGTGATGTCCGTTACAGAAAAACTAATTGAGGAAAGTAAAAAGGCACTGAAATCAAAATCTGATGCAGAGGAAAAAGTGTCTAGTGTTacaaaagaaagagatgaactgaaaaacaaactcaaagcagaagaggagaaaggaaatgatCTTGTTTCCAAAGTGAATATTCTAAGAAAAAGACTTCAGTCACTGGAAGCTGTTGAAAAagagtttcttaaaaataaactcaagGAGAGTAGTAAATCCACCACGTCcttgcagcaggaaaacaacaaaatcaaagaGCTTTCTCAAGAAGTTGAGAGGCTTAAGcagaagctgaaagaaatgAAGGCCATAGAAGATGATCTTATGAAAACTGAAGATGAATTTGAGTCTCTAGAACGAAGATATGTCAACGAACGGGACAGAGCCAAGCTCCTATCAGAGGAGCTGGAGGCTGTGAAAATGGAAGTGGCTAGGTATAAATTAACAGAAAAGGCAGAGTCCAATCAAGAGCAGCGCCTTTTTAAGAAGCTCAAAGAAGAGGAAGCTAAATCAAGTCATCTTTCCAGAGAGGTAGAtgcactgaaagagaaaattcatGAATACATGGCAACAGAAGACCTAATCTGTCACCTCCGAGGTGATCATACAGTCTTGCAGAAGAAACTCCTtcagcaagaaaacaagaacagGGAGTTAGCAAGAGAAATGGAAAGCCTCACGAAAGAATTGGAGAGGTACAGACGCTTCAGCAAGAACTTCAGGCCCAGTCTCAATGGAAGGAGAATTTCTGACTTGCAAGTTTTTTCTAAAGAAGTCCAGACAGATCCAGCAGACAATGAGCCACCCGATTACAAAACCCTCGTGCCTTTAGAGAGAACAGTCATAAATGGGCAGCTGTATGAAGACAGTGATAATGAGGTCAAAGACAACAATGAGGAGGAACAAGCAGTGTCTTTCAAAAGCAACCCACCCATTGCAAATGCTGTGAACAAAAAATTGTGGATCCCTTGGATGAAGTCCAAAGAGAGCCACCCTCAAAATGGAAAGATTCAtacaaagcaaaatggaaactgTGCACAGACTGGAGACCTCGTGCTAAGCCATACACCTGGCCAACCTCTTCACATAAAAGTAACTCCAGACCATGGACAGAACACAGCAACACTTGAAATAACTAGTCCTACCACTGAAAGTCCTCACTCCTACACAAGCACAGCAGTTATACCCAACTGTGGTACTCCAAAGCAAAGAATAACCATTATTCAAAATGCCTCCTTAACACCTGTAAAATCAAAAACAGCAGAAGGCTACATGAGCCCAGAGCAAGTAATTTCTCCTATTACTATGGCTACTTTTGCAAGATCACAAACCCCTGAATCATGTGGTTCTTTAACTCCTGAAAGAACAATGTCCCCTTTGGCTTTACCAGGTTCAAGTCCTCAGGAACAAATACTCTGCTCGGAGCCTCTGGAAATGGGAGCCAAGCATGCCATTTTTAGAGTATCCCCAGATAGGCAATCATCATGGCAATTTCAGAGATCTAACAGTACGGGATCAAGCGTAATAACTACTGAGGACAACAAAATCCACATCCATTTAGGAAGTCCTTACATCCAAGCTCTCACTAGTTCCAAGCCCATCAGCCCTTGTAATCCAGTGCAAGACAACAGAACTCCAGCACTAGCTAATGGCCTACCCAGTAAGCCCACCAATAAAATCACCAGCAGTATTACTATCACACCaacagccactcctctcccacgGCAATCACAAATTACA